Below is a window of Sulfitobacter sp. SK012 DNA.
CTTCTGTCGGGTCCGGCCTCTGCGCAAACCATGCAAGAATCAAGTTTCTGGGCCGCCGAAGTCGCGCGGGGCGATTTACCTCCCGTGACGGAGCGTTTGCCGAATGAACCGCTGATTTCGGATATGGAAACCAAAGGCCGCAGCTATGGCCGCCAGGGTGGGACGCTGCGCACGCTCGTTTCTCGCTCCAAAGATGTGCGGCAAATGGTTGTTTACGGGTATGCCCGACTGGTAGGCTATGCCCCTGATTATTCGCTAAAGCCTGACATTCTGCGTGCCATAGATGTCGAGGACAATCGCCGCTTCACCATGCATTTGCGCGACGGGCACCGCTGGTCAGATGGCGCGTTGTTCACCTCAGCTGATTTTGAGTATTGGTGGAACGACATCGTTAATAACGAAAAAATCACCCCTACCGGCCCCCCGGAATTCATGACCGTAAATGGAAAGTTGGGGAGCGTGACTTTCCCCGATCCGTTGACCGTAGTATTTGAATGGGATGACCCTAATCCGGTCTTCCTGCCGCTGCTTGCGCAAGCAGCGCCACCGTTCATCTACCGGCCCGCGCATTACCTCAAGCAATTCCACATTGATTATGCGGATTCTGATGAGTTGCGCTCGAACATGAAAACAGCGCGGGTCAGAAGCTGGGCTGCGTTGCATAACAAATACGACAGCATGAATAAGTTCGACAATCCTGACCAGCCGACGCTGCATCCGTGGTCGAACGCAAGCAATCAGCAATCGTCTCGCAAGCTCTTTGTCCGCAATCCGTATTTTCACCGCATCGACAAGCGCGGTGTGCAACTGCCCTATATCGACGTCGTCGAAATGACGATTGTCGGCGGCGGCCTGATCGCAGCAAAGGCCAATGCTGGCGAAGTTGATCTTCAGGCGCGTGGCCTTGATTTTCGCGATGTGGCGATCCTTAAGAAAGGCGAAAACGAGGGCGGAAAATACAAGACTTTGCTGTGGGAAAACGGGGCAGCCAGCCAAATTGCCATCTATCCTAATTTGAATTTTGCCGACCCCGTATGGCGCGAGGTCATACGTGATGTGCGGTTCCGCCGTGCGCTCAGCCTTGGCATTGACCGGCGCATGATCAACCGCGCGCTGTACTTTGGCCTCGCCGTCGAAGGTGGCATGACGGCCATTAACATGAGCCCCTTGCACAAGGATGCGGATCTGGAAATGTGGTCGGTCCTTGATATTGAGCGTGGCAATGCGTTGCTTGACGAAATGGGCCTTACTGAGCGGACACCGTCAGGCCTGCGCAAGCTGCCGGATGGACGCCCCATGGAATTCGTGATCGAAACGGCCGGCGAACGGCAAGAAGAAGAGAACGCACTGGCGATCATTACCGATACGTGGCGCGAGCTGGGCATCCGGTTGATCATGCGCCCGCTGGACCGTGATATCTTGCGCAACCGGGTCTACGCTGGCGTTGCGATGGCAGCGACGTGGTATGGCTGGGACAATGGCCTGCCGCGCGCAGAGACATCGCCAGGCTACCTCGCCCCGACCCAGCAGGAATTCTTTGCTTGGCCGAAATGGGGGCAATATTTTCAAACGTCGGGTCAGGCGGGCGAAGCACCAGACATGCCGGAACCCGCACGCCTGATGGAACTGAGCCATCAATGGATGGAAACCTCCGATACCGAAACATTGACTGCGATCTGGGATGAAATGTTAACCATCCATGCCGAGCAACAATACGGCATCGGCGTGCTTTCAGAGGCCCCACAGCCGGTTGTTGTTTCGCTTTCGCTGCGCAATGTGCCAGAAAATGGTGTCTGGGCATTTGACCCGGGCGCACATTTTGGCATCCACCGCATTGATGAGTTTTACTTTGAGGACGGCATGCAGCAGGTTTCCCAATGATGTTTCTGAAATACGCGGTCTACCGCTTTTTCACCATGCTGCTGACGCTCGTGGTGGTGTCGGTGATGGTGTTTGTCATTATCAACTTGCCGCCCGGGGACTACCTGTCGAACCAGATCGCAGAATTGCGCGCAACAGGTCAGGCCGAAGGTGTCGCAAAGGCAGAATTCCTGCGCACGGAATACGCGCTTGATCGGCCAATATGGGAACAATACCTCATCTGGGTTGGGTTTGCGCCGGGGCCGCAGGGTTTTTATGGATTGATCCAAGGCAACTTTGGCTGGTCGTTTGAATTTGACCTGCCTGTCGCAGACATCGTCGGTGACGCGCTGTGGCTGACGGTTCTGGTGAACCTTGCAGCAGTGGTTTTTGTCTATCTCGTCGCCCTGCCCCTTGGTGTGTTGGCCGCCGCGAAATCAGAGACTTGGGTGGATTATACGGCTGGGTTCGTAGGCTACCTGGGTCTAGCG
It encodes the following:
- a CDS encoding ABC transporter substrate-binding protein, encoding MLILFVIALLSGPASAQTMQESSFWAAEVARGDLPPVTERLPNEPLISDMETKGRSYGRQGGTLRTLVSRSKDVRQMVVYGYARLVGYAPDYSLKPDILRAIDVEDNRRFTMHLRDGHRWSDGALFTSADFEYWWNDIVNNEKITPTGPPEFMTVNGKLGSVTFPDPLTVVFEWDDPNPVFLPLLAQAAPPFIYRPAHYLKQFHIDYADSDELRSNMKTARVRSWAALHNKYDSMNKFDNPDQPTLHPWSNASNQQSSRKLFVRNPYFHRIDKRGVQLPYIDVVEMTIVGGGLIAAKANAGEVDLQARGLDFRDVAILKKGENEGGKYKTLLWENGAASQIAIYPNLNFADPVWREVIRDVRFRRALSLGIDRRMINRALYFGLAVEGGMTAINMSPLHKDADLEMWSVLDIERGNALLDEMGLTERTPSGLRKLPDGRPMEFVIETAGERQEEENALAIITDTWRELGIRLIMRPLDRDILRNRVYAGVAMAATWYGWDNGLPRAETSPGYLAPTQQEFFAWPKWGQYFQTSGQAGEAPDMPEPARLMELSHQWMETSDTETLTAIWDEMLTIHAEQQYGIGVLSEAPQPVVVSLSLRNVPENGVWAFDPGAHFGIHRIDEFYFEDGMQQVSQ